In the genome of Halobacterium noricense, one region contains:
- a CDS encoding protein translocase SEC61 complex subunit gamma yields MDVPLELSAYTRVLRLASTPSWEEFSQISKIAGAGILLVGLLGFVIFLVMEAVTSVI; encoded by the coding sequence ATGGACGTTCCCCTAGAGCTTTCCGCGTATACGCGCGTGCTCCGGCTGGCGAGCACGCCGTCGTGGGAGGAGTTCTCCCAGATTTCGAAAATCGCCGGTGCCGGCATCCTGCTGGTCGGCCTGCTCGGCTTCGTCATCTTCCTGGTGATGGAAGCAGTCACGTCGGTGATATAA
- a CDS encoding amphi-Trp domain-containing protein, with the protein MPEEILFESESDRSREEIATYLRTVADNLESGGAITLKASGDEVTLDPPSRPTFEVKAEREGPADGPKELSVEFEFEWPEDGEAAGESGELEIE; encoded by the coding sequence ATGCCAGAAGAAATCCTCTTCGAGTCCGAGAGCGACCGTAGTCGCGAGGAAATCGCCACGTACCTCCGCACCGTCGCGGACAATCTCGAATCCGGCGGCGCAATCACGTTGAAAGCGAGCGGCGACGAGGTCACCCTCGACCCGCCGAGTCGCCCGACGTTCGAGGTCAAAGCCGAACGCGAGGGACCGGCCGACGGCCCGAAAGAACTGAGCGTCGAGTTCGAATTCGAGTGGCCCGAGGACGGCGAGGCAGCCGGCGAGAGCGGCGAACTCGAAATCGAGTAG
- the ftsZ gene encoding cell division protein FtsZ translates to MDSIVQDAIDEAEEDSASEAGDVPSEGSTASVPTGEMTDDELEDVLQELQTSITVVGCGGAGSNTIDRMFEEGIHGASLVAANTDVQHLVEIEADTKILMGQQKTQGRGAGSLPQVGEEAALESQDEIRDSIEGSDMVFVTAGLGGGTGTGSAPVVAKAAREAGALTIAIVTTPFTAEGEVRRTNAEAGLERLRDVADTVIVVPNDRLLDSVGKLPVREAFKVSDEVLMRSVKGITELITKPGLVNLDFADVRTVMEKGGVAMIGLGEADSDAKAADSVKSALRSPLLDVDISSANSALVNVTGGPDMSIEEAEGVVEQLYDRIDPDARIIWGTSIDEDLDGEMRTMVVVTGVASPQIYGRNDAPEPEPEPEPDGGDSEIDDIDYVE, encoded by the coding sequence ATGGATTCGATTGTGCAGGACGCCATCGACGAAGCCGAGGAGGACTCGGCTTCGGAGGCAGGTGACGTCCCATCGGAGGGGTCGACTGCCAGCGTCCCCACCGGCGAGATGACTGACGACGAACTCGAGGACGTCCTCCAAGAGCTCCAGACGAGCATCACGGTCGTGGGCTGTGGCGGGGCGGGCTCGAACACTATCGACCGAATGTTCGAGGAGGGCATCCACGGCGCATCGCTGGTCGCCGCCAACACCGACGTCCAGCACCTCGTCGAAATCGAGGCCGACACCAAGATTCTCATGGGCCAACAGAAGACCCAGGGCCGAGGTGCCGGCTCGCTCCCGCAGGTCGGCGAGGAAGCCGCTCTCGAATCTCAGGACGAAATTCGGGACTCCATCGAGGGCTCGGACATGGTGTTCGTCACCGCCGGTCTCGGCGGCGGCACCGGTACTGGCTCCGCGCCCGTCGTCGCGAAGGCCGCCCGCGAAGCCGGCGCGCTCACCATCGCCATCGTCACTACGCCGTTCACCGCCGAGGGCGAGGTCCGCCGCACGAACGCCGAAGCCGGCCTCGAACGCCTCCGCGACGTTGCCGACACCGTCATCGTCGTCCCCAACGACCGCCTCCTGGACTCCGTCGGCAAGCTCCCCGTCCGGGAAGCGTTCAAAGTATCGGACGAAGTCCTCATGCGCTCCGTGAAGGGCATCACGGAACTCATCACCAAGCCCGGCCTCGTCAACCTCGACTTCGCCGACGTTCGCACCGTCATGGAGAAGGGCGGCGTCGCCATGATCGGCCTCGGTGAAGCCGACTCCGACGCGAAGGCTGCGGACTCCGTCAAGAGCGCGCTACGCTCCCCACTGCTCGACGTCGACATCTCCTCTGCGAACTCCGCGCTCGTCAACGTGACTGGTGGACCGGACATGAGCATCGAAGAGGCCGAAGGCGTCGTCGAGCAGCTCTACGACCGCATCGACCCCGACGCCCGCATCATCTGGGGGACCAGCATCGACGAAGACCTCGACGGCGAAATGCGCACCATGGTCGTCGTCACCGGCGTCGCCTCCCCGCAGATTTACGGCCGCAACGACGCCCCCGAGCCCGAGCCCGAACCCGAGCCCGACGGCGGCGACAGCGAAATCGACGACATCGACTACGTCGAGTAG